The sequence cgtggcaactgcgcatgtgcgtttgcgtgcaGCTGCCATGCGGCGCCCTGGCCGTTGGCTCTCCCCttgccccggaggcggtccctgaccaaagaaaggttgaggaccgctaCTGTAAACtaaaggatatttttaaaaagtgagacgCATAAGCAGCAGCCAGTGAGCTAACAGTAACTCACAAGTTCTCTACTGAAGACCCTTGAAACAAACAGTTCTGGCTTCATATCGGACCATCTTGTTCAGGAGGCATGCCTGAAAATGTGAAAATCTCAATATTTCTAAAACTGGCCTCTCGGAACTTGTGGGCAATTAGCTGCCTCCTCAATTGACtggcatttttttaatttgtgggaTCATGGTAACAGTGCCAGAAGTCTGGAAAGGAAGTGAATCTAGTTTATCCCCCTGGCATGGCCACTGCTTTAGCCATCTGCTAATTGACCTGTTTCTTGACCCATCCTTTCTTTCAGTTGCTTTGGCAACTGGCCAGACACCAAGATAAGGTTCAGAGACCACTTGTGGTTCCCAACTATGTACAACCACTAGAGGGTTCTTCATGCTAttcttttctgccatttcccaTCAGTTTGTTAAAATGTCCTGCTTTAGAACCCTGAGCTGTCactgaggggcagtatataacttGAAACAAATACAATTTGCGATTatgttgcagattatgtggaaacacccACCATGGTTACGGTAGCCAACAGTCTGGTGCTTTAACagtatgcttgtaaacatttactttttaataaatactttatgtCTTTGGATGCTgacagtggttctctgtaccatacAGACCTCAACTATCTTGGAAACAGTACTGTATAAGGGGTACCAAGAGGAGAAAGGCTAGCAGTGGCTATCAGCTATTCGTTCAGGGATGCAGTAAATTGTCTCCATGGTTGCCAGGTGCTGGGCAGCAGAAGACACCATGGTAAGGCCTTATAACTGAAAAGGGAAACTGGGAGTCCTCCTGACCCTCTCAGCAGGCAAGTCTATTAAAAGGTCAAAGAGAGAGAAGCTTCTCCAGCAGGAGTCAGAGCAGGCAGGGTAAAAGAGGACCTGCAAGCTGAAGCAGGCCTGTTCTGCCACACTGACAAAGAGAATTTTGACTATTCAGAGTTTATACCCCTGAAATTTTGCTTGCCTCTACGATGCTACTCATGCAAAAGTGACCCATGCAGCTCACTTTTGAAACAAGAGTTATATGCATCTCAGAAACATTTGAGGGTAGGAGCTTTAGTGTCTGCTTGCATGCAGAGATTAATGACAGATGACGCTAGAAAATTTAAAGGATaccaaaaattaattaaaatatttaaatgagcATTTAAACTATTTCACAACATTTGCATTAAGAAGTACATAACAACAATAAAGTGGgatgaaaaaataaaacaggccATCTTTCCTACAGAAGCTACAGATTTGTTTCTGTATTTAAAGAAAATCTAAGCAGAATCGGCCAGCTTTAAATGACAGTACACCTTTAAGGTAGCAACTAACGAAACAGTAATCAAAATGGTGTAGCTGGCAATGGGCCTGAGACTGTGACTTGTACTGTCTGTGACACGTTtgtaactttaaatacacatggaccaagtgcaagttagtagcactgctggaggagaaggtacagaagctagaagaacacCTGTCCACACGTCATTCTCCAAAGGAAGGTAAAGAGTTcttagaaagaagagttggttcttatatgctgcttttctctacccaaaggaatctaaaagcggcttacaatctccttccctttcctctccccataacagacgccctgtgaggtgggtgaggctgagagagccctgagattactgcttggttggaacagctttatcagtgctgtggcgagcccgaggtcacccagctggttgcaagtggaatcaaactcagattgccagtctgcactcctaagtctgcactcctaagcattACACCaagaactcatggagcactttttaGAGGGCAACtgggaaaggtgtctcaccaattagaggagaacccaatacaagaggaaaatgtatggaagaatgttacacagaggttttaaaaataaggaaatgttctgcccctctgattctcagaaatcgTTTTCTGCCTGTAGATAAGGACTCTGGATCACAGGAACAACTCCCCCGAAGCTCAGAAAATATTCCACAGGCCCCTGCAGATGAgaggactagctcttctgctccccaacatATTAGGACTAGGAAATGTGTGCTGGTAACTGGGgattcagaccatttctgcactgggaacttcactgccctggctcctgtacaggagcacatatgcagggcagatgaggtgcaccaggccaagtgctcccccaggtgggagctggaagaggtagggcaacctaccctggctcaaactccagcctgcagcccagcgcaaagcctccagtgcggaaaaaCTGCATATTaagaggagtagaagccaaatTATGTCAGCTAGACTTGTTGTCTTGGGAGGTATGCTGTCTACACGGCACGAGAATCAAGGATGCCatggaaagggtggaaagacttgaAAAGCCTAAGAACATATATCCCTTCCTGCATTGCAGATATCTATGCAATATACTGTAAGATTTATTTGTCTAggacttcccactgaggaaagttgttttctACAGAAAATGGACATTACCAGTACGCCATTCTGGTAGAGGCCCCGAcaaagccagcaatgctggctacaccctgattggccttgcccctacagctcccaccctccctccctggactcttgcatgttcctctcagacgcaacagagacacacagagacacacagagccctgccagaccgaacatgagccctcattccctcctatccctcctgctgtgagggaggcagagagagacacagagagagctggccCAGGTTGCTGactgagacacagagagagacactcctgctgtgatggagggagagacagacagacagaaagagctgccccaaactgcacaccagctctccttccctcctacaaaccagccctgattacctgctatgcttccttctgcgaggcacaccgagagacacaaagcgtgagggagagggagagagacacacacacagagatctgcacctcccggtgttccctaggtcctagcgcccattgcattcctgcctgcaatgggcttccttgctagtaaaggaataaaaaaagaaagaacacatagtggttaggagtacggacttctaatctggcatgccaggttcgattctgcgctcccccacatgcatccagctgggtgaccttgggctcgccacggcactgataaaactgttctgacctctCAGCGCTCAataacaattgttgttgttgttgttgttgttgttgttgttgttgttgttgttgttgttgttgttattattattattattattattattattattattcaattacaTTACTGGGGCTCTTCCCAGTCTGTGTTGTATTTCTAGGACAGAATGAAGCTTGGTACCATGCCAAAAAGAAGAAAGTAGCTTGGGATATTTTTCCTTATTCAGAAGTAGCTCTCAGTAAAGACAAGATGAGCAACCAGTGGTCTAGATGTAGGCCTTACACAAAAACAGGAATCAGACCAGTACAAGATTTATTCAGAAATATACAACACAAAAATGACGCCAGCCTGAAGAGGATCATGTGGTCACAAAACGGAACATTCTTATCTTTCCAGAGCACAGTAATTGCATCAGTGAGCTAATTGAATGTGTTTGGTTAGCATCACTTCCAGCCATTTTCAGGAAAGGACTGTCATTTGCCATGATTCCAAATGGCATATTCATTTAACTgaattttaaagaagaagagctgggtttttgtcctctactttttattacccaaaagagtctcatagCAGTTTAtagtcacctacccttcttctccccacaacagacacccagcaaggtaggtcaagctgagagagctccgaaagaactgtgactggcccaaggtcactcagctggctgccggtggaggaggaaatcaaatccacttctccagattagaggccaccattcttaaccactacatcaatctTGGTAAACTCAATATCATGTTTACAGAAGTCAATGCGAGCTCCATGACTTGCCTCTTGCCGATGAGCTATACAGTGCTCAGAATCCGGAAGCTGGAATAATGCTGATGggaaccttgccccccccccgcatgctgaTGAATATTCATATACCTCAGGGAAGCAGAGTTATGGGCAAACTAGATAGAAGTCCTAGTGGACACAACTCATTTTAAAATACCGTGAGGGGTCATGCATGCAACATGGCACTCATGTCCTCTACCCTacccccaaccttttaaagtgCCAAGACAGCCATGGGGAGTGGGGCTGCCAAACCCCTGATGGGGGATCCTCTACCCACCACTACCTAGAGTCATAGCAGAGAAAAATTAAGAGGAAGTTTGGCCAAATACCTAGGTGTAgtttgcatggggctttttacccacttccagattgaataaatccctcccatctacactgaattcgatttctattttgatttttggcactttaaattttccctatgcaacatgcatgattgttccggagtgaccctatctttcccccatgatatccagaagcctcaatatttgaaaaattgctatatgtaaatgtgcagatttctgctttttgcgaattaacttccttctctatgcctcgtagcaaagcagtcttccctgattggccagggcatcagttcaaagacttcctggttcccagttgcaaggcttgtcttaaaggcttgtcagcagagatttgcctcttagatttgttcctccctcctcccccccccctttgttcaagaaatgaaagagagtcctgctgtgcttggctcccctccccgctctgagtttccccaatcaagtgcagaacattttctgtttcaattggggggtgtggatggaggaagacccgagttcaaatcaatctaaattcagcaagatccacagtggaaaaaacaaagtaagtgtagaatgaGCCCTAGTTTGCCCTCATTGTTGATTATTAACTGCAGTTCTCAGAGCAAGAAAGGAGAGCCAAGGAGTATATGGGTGTACATGCCCAATATTGCCCATTTACAGACATGTGATGTCTGGACACAATTTAGTTTTGACTGAAAAATGATGCCCATTTATGCGCATTTTCAGGCAAACATCATAGTGATCACCCACCACTGGCCTGAACTTTACCAGATGGTACTTTGCTGACAAACTGCAAAAACGGGTCGGATTTCTCTGCcaagcaaatttaaaaaaaatgattgcaGTAAACTCTGGTGCTAAACTAGTCACAAAAGTTACTTAACAAGTATAGTCATGACAGTGACCACAGAAAGTTGGTCAAATGCACAAGGAAACTCCTGGTTATTTTCATCGCTTTTCAATCTTGCTCTTCTTCCAGTGAGCTGAAAGAAGCAAATGTGGTTTTATCCCTTTTAAACCACCACAAACCCATTATGGAGTCATTTTTAGGCTGATGGACAAATGCTGAtccaaagtagggttgccaacccagcATTACCACTGATCTTCAAACAacggagatctgttcccctgaagaaaatcactgctttggggggtggactccaaaGCCATCCATACGCAACTTTGAAAACCAACTATTGACTGAGGGGCCATGATAAAAAGGATTAAAATAAATCATGGATAATAAAATACACCAAAATGCATATAGCTGCCAATATTGTTTCACATCACATCCTTGATTTAAAGAGCCATGTCATCACATCATTAATAAATGAACCACTAAGACCAGCGCAAATACACTCAGACAATTCATAGCAACatacacaatcccccccccaaggctaGAAAGCAAATCTCAGCCATTCAGCCCTCTCAAGTCCCTAGAGACACAACGAAACAGAGCAGAGGATCTTGAATACGTTTCATTCCATTTACTAATCATGAAAGAGAATTAAGGAAAAGGTTTAATATTTTCTTTGCACCTGGTACTTTTATTCTGGCTTTGGTTTAGAAAAGTGTGTTGATTTGCAATAGCAATAATCCTTATAccaagataaaatcagagtcaagtagcacctttaagaccaacaaagatttattcaatgtgtgtgctactttagaccaacccggctactcatttgagtctATCCTTATACCAAGGTAAATGTTGACTCTGACAAAGAGGGGTGAGATGTGGAGATAAGGAATCATGCAGCACCTGTGCATTTTCATTTCAGGTGGACACAGACAGGTGAAGCCATCTTTactggttgccatcctccaggtggggaatGCAGATCTTCCTGAATTACAACTTAacttttagaccagtggtccccaaccctcagtccgggaaccggtaccggtccatgaatCAGTCAATACTGGGCCAttgctcttcctcgtcctcctccccggctgctgccttgggggctgccctgccactctgccgccggctcacctttggtgctctccagcagcctccatAGCTGGGgcccccctcagcatggcactgcatggctgctgctggcagcacccctcagtgggcagcggaaagtcaggggtgacagcgggaaagcaagtggagcaggagctcatgcgccggcggtgacgtccctcggaaaaagactacccgccccctgggcctcagtaaaattgtcaagcgttgaccagtccccggtgataaaaaggttggggaccactgtttagACTACATAAACTGCTTTTGGATTATTCATTTATTGGAATTTCTGCTGGAATACAgaactgctttggatggtggactgcATTACATTGGACCCTCCcaaggccctcccttcccccacactcGCAGACTCTAccctcaaacctccaggtatttcccaacccagtggtGCCAATTCCATGGGATTTGGTCTCCCCTTTGGAATAATATTGCTATTAGCAAATCAACAGGCAAGGAAAACCTTCACTTGTTATAGTTTTGTCAAGTTGCTGTCACAGGAAGCGGAGGGGTCTTAAAGTCTGGGTGAGTGGAAGCTAAGTAAGGCAGCATAAGTTCAAGTCTAGGCATAGGTTAAAACTGAggggactttggggggaaattcaaGCCTGATCATTGAGTGGTTTCTTTTGAAGACCATCTCAAAACCTGTGTGACATTATTATTGAAATTTAGCTTGTAGGATAAAATcttgtggtggtggaaagagctggcATGTGGTGACCTGGTGTTTCCAGAAGAAAAaggcagagttggtttgccatcacTGGGCTCCTCATAGTAACCCTTGGGTCAATGGCAACCAACAAAACTTCATTGGAGATTTGATCTGGGCGTCTAGATAGGCGTCTGCTGAATGCTCAGCTTCACAGAAGACTTGGAGGCCTCTGTCTGTGCAGTCGGTAGAGGCAGCTGCTCATATTCTTGCTCTGAAGAATGGTGGCGGCAAGTGAGGAGCAGGGCCTTCACTTCTTTCTTGAAGTTTTTGTTCAAGAACCCATAAATGATGGGGTTGACACAGGCTGAAGCCATGCCTGCCAGGTGGCACAGCGAGAAGATCAAGTGGTGGAAGCAGGATGGGATGAGCATGTAGTCCCAGTCTTCAATGCCATTGAAGACGTGCAGTGGCAGCCAGCAGATGGCAAAGGCGGCCACCATAGCAGCGAGCAGGAGGTTGATGCGCTTCAAGTGCATCATCCGGCATCTGGGCTCACTCTTCTCAAACATGCCCTTTCTCTTCCAGAGGCGAAGGTAGATGCGCAGGTAGCACACCAGGATAACAGCAAGGGGGACGCAGTACTGTAGCAGCAGCAGAACCGTGGCATAGGTGAGCCTATATTCCTTGGAAGACCAAGAGTAAGTGCAGACTGCCTTATCCCTGTATGTGTCCATTATGCTGGCATACCACTGGAAGGTGTCTTCTCTCAGAGTAGAGTTGGTCACAAACGGCAGGGACAAGACAGAAGCAAAGATCCAAGAGGCTGCAATGCCTTGGTAGGCTTGGGAGAGGCTGGGCCTCCAGCCTGTTGGGTTGAGGATGAGCTGGTGTCTTTCTACAGCAATGAGGACAAGAGACAGGATTGACACTGTCATGGACATGCACTGGATAAAGCTGGTCATCTTGCACATGGCTGCCCCAAATACCCAGTAGTTCAACAAGACAGTGACAATGGTGAAGGGCAAGCAGAAGGTGCACATGATCAGCTCTGAAGCAATGAGATTGGTGATCAGGATATTGGTAGTTGTGACCTTCTCCTTCTGCCTGGCTAGGATCACAATCAAGCACATGTTTCCTAGAATGCCCAAGACAAACACCAGACTATACAAGGTGGCTAGACAGATGGTAATCTCTGTTGTGCTCTTACAGCGTGGGGTAAACTCATAAGGGATACTCCAGTTTCTTTTGGGTAGGATCACTGTGTTAAAAGCCATGGTACTGTTCATTCTGAACCAGAGGGATGCTGGGGGATGAATTAGGAACTTCCCTTATTGCAAGCAGAATCACATTGGAATGAtctgcaaaggaaagaaagagagtgcATTGACATTTATAAAGTATTAACAGCATTCAGGGGAAAAAGAGAAGCATGAAATGGAGGTAGAGGCCAGAATGGACCCGATCCACAGCACCACACCAATCACTAGTTGAGACTAACATACCACCTGGAAGGTCATCAGCTTTTGCATTCTGGCTTGGCTTCTACACCAGAGTGTGGAAAacaccaagtcacagccaatttatagcTACTctgtgggtttctcaaagcaagaGGGGAacagaggtggttctccattacctgcctctgtgtcatgaccctggacttccttggtggcctacCATCGAGGTATTAAGCAGGGCTGAACccacttagctcctgagatctgatgagatcaggctactcTGAGCCACcaggaaatgccatcaagtcacaaccccACAGaatttccaaggcaagggacaaatagaggtggtctgccattgcctgcctctaagtAGCTTCCCTAGCATTCCTgggtagtctcccatcccaagTACTTGTTAGCAGAGTGAATAAGGCAGTGAGGTTGAACACCCTGACTGAAGAGTAAGTgaaggtttattcaggaattaccatacttgatagtgcagagaagagacagagatgggagctgactacatgcctaactaAGAGTCTTAacggttctactggactctgatttaattgtgcttcagaccaacatggctacccattttaatctgagagagagggagtgagggagagagggagagatagacTGAATGTgtggcttccgagaagaagcaggaaattgctccTAAGagtggcaatctggagacagacaaggaaagacacttaacaggagagaaggtcctgacctcactatcctcttTAACATTCTCCTTCTTGCAGCCCCCTGCAAGgttgtcttct is a genomic window of Paroedura picta isolate Pp20150507F chromosome 8, Ppicta_v3.0, whole genome shotgun sequence containing:
- the NPY4R2 gene encoding neuropeptide Y receptor type 4-2; the protein is MNSTMAFNTVILPKRNWSIPYEFTPRCKSTTEITICLATLYSLVFVLGILGNMCLIVILARQKEKVTTTNILITNLIASELIMCTFCLPFTIVTVLLNYWVFGAAMCKMTSFIQCMSMTVSILSLVLIAVERHQLILNPTGWRPSLSQAYQGIAASWIFASVLSLPFVTNSTLREDTFQWYASIMDTYRDKAVCTYSWSSKEYRLTYATVLLLLQYCVPLAVILVCYLRIYLRLWKRKGMFEKSEPRCRMMHLKRINLLLAAMVAAFAICWLPLHVFNGIEDWDYMLIPSCFHHLIFSLCHLAGMASACVNPIIYGFLNKNFKKEVKALLLTCRHHSSEQEYEQLPLPTAQTEASKSSVKLSIQQTPI